The Amycolatopsis sp. DG1A-15b genome window below encodes:
- a CDS encoding AAA domain-containing protein gives MSRRAWSWRAGGSRDEPSGVLLAKHLGRPSRNATMPTLLKRRNRRSEPGLKSGADAARAEIVEFWQTVEMFSPQKVDKPSREKLVFTVRPGQPLPWEAGHELASRELRPNQTWRHVVYLGVYRLDEVFELLSRVFEPDKDSYDERPAGDSAVAAFVVDENGRALLDSEVLSSCAWATGRLARDRRCEPDWLAFLQDDMLAFSRTWRDLVADELLTEGDVPQYVPHVLDHEALAGCLDAAVAAAGTDGSLSCPEVRVSSRIVGRRKADNAAGHDFLNSFIMGDLGLVGEETVKGNTGAALRDYLLPDSGINLAQRVDVRTRPEIVLAATAPDAVPAGRWPSKPEHALALNQQLAVSTALRTAGSAGVMGVNGPPGTGKTTMLRDLIAGLVVARARELAALPTPEAAFTGRKSRWRTGERTRVLSHWRPELTGFEMVVASANNGAVQNVTDEIPAADAIDEIWADRAAAVDYFPAIASALLAPEPDAEQPKDEPDGLRAWALVAARLGNKTNRSRFVNTFWYHTPEKPGQDGEWQGLLAVLKGYEQEVPEQSWSEAVDAFRSAEARVDAVRGERTAVCQAVIRRVKALDEVNQRRNEVSVAAARVSTARAERTAAVAEEEKRVREALEIAHALRAEQERAAHERLELAERVVQARHTDLARVGTARRTEAETAVRTWHAEVDARERARFAHQSARPGTWDHLCSLGRARKHWAWQDDWLANQVAAARQELASARRNREIAQWEIETAQRAFDAAVQELNGARVALAGGIPLPEVDHAPLVAVRRDLALIDQAISAALHAQAEAEQLVRAGEEELTALDEQLEKAAKTLGPHFPDDSWWVDRDRREPSALWTDAEWNTARTELLFAAMALHKAFLRHAATELRCNLQAAMDVLNGDAPRDAPAEAVLAAWQSLFFVVPVVSTTFASYARLFGSLGKEALGWLLIDEAGQATPQNAVGALWRTRRALVVGDPLQLEPITTLPFRAEQAIRTELGVDEQWLTSRTSVQRLADRLTPLGTWLRDDDGQTWVGVPLTVHRRCDQPMFDIVNTVAYDGLMIDGTAPALGEKFKDAYPSLPESKWIDVVGSDAQGHWIPDEGRQLDRILATLSSLDFAMSEVMVIGPFRDIARQVAIRSARHRGLVAGTVHTAQGKQADIVILVLGSAPGRPGARNWASSKPNLLNVAVSRAKRRLYVIGNRQEWAKWRYFETLAAKLPRSAPVGEETRSAETRGARPIPDEHP, from the coding sequence ATGTCGCGAAGGGCGTGGAGCTGGCGGGCTGGCGGGAGTAGGGACGAACCATCCGGCGTTCTATTGGCGAAACACCTCGGCCGGCCTTCTCGAAACGCTACGATGCCGACGCTGCTGAAGCGACGGAATCGACGATCGGAGCCGGGGTTGAAATCGGGGGCGGACGCCGCTCGGGCGGAGATCGTCGAGTTCTGGCAAACCGTGGAAATGTTCAGCCCGCAGAAAGTGGACAAGCCCAGTCGCGAGAAGCTGGTGTTCACCGTGCGTCCGGGACAGCCGTTGCCCTGGGAGGCCGGGCACGAGCTCGCGAGCCGGGAGCTGCGACCGAACCAGACCTGGCGGCACGTCGTCTATCTGGGCGTTTACCGCCTCGATGAGGTTTTCGAGCTCCTTTCGCGTGTCTTCGAGCCGGACAAGGACAGCTACGACGAGCGCCCCGCCGGGGACAGCGCGGTCGCCGCCTTCGTCGTCGACGAGAACGGACGCGCCCTGCTCGACTCCGAGGTCCTCTCCAGTTGTGCCTGGGCCACCGGCCGGCTGGCGCGGGACCGGCGCTGCGAACCGGACTGGCTCGCGTTCCTCCAGGACGACATGCTCGCTTTCTCCCGCACCTGGCGAGATCTGGTCGCCGACGAGCTGCTGACGGAGGGGGACGTTCCGCAGTACGTCCCCCACGTGCTCGACCACGAGGCGCTCGCCGGGTGCCTCGACGCCGCCGTCGCCGCGGCTGGGACGGACGGATCGCTGTCCTGCCCCGAGGTCCGGGTCAGCAGCCGGATCGTCGGTCGGCGCAAAGCGGACAACGCGGCCGGTCACGACTTCCTCAACAGTTTCATCATGGGCGATCTGGGACTCGTCGGCGAGGAGACCGTCAAAGGGAACACCGGTGCCGCGTTGCGCGACTACCTGCTCCCCGATTCCGGAATCAACCTCGCTCAACGCGTCGACGTGCGCACCCGTCCCGAAATCGTGCTGGCCGCGACGGCTCCCGATGCAGTGCCGGCCGGCCGCTGGCCGAGCAAACCGGAGCACGCCCTGGCGCTGAACCAGCAGCTGGCCGTGAGCACGGCGCTGCGCACGGCCGGCTCGGCGGGCGTGATGGGCGTCAACGGCCCGCCCGGCACCGGCAAGACCACCATGCTGCGTGACCTGATCGCGGGTCTGGTGGTGGCACGGGCCCGGGAACTGGCCGCATTGCCCACGCCCGAGGCCGCCTTCACGGGCCGGAAGTCACGGTGGCGCACCGGGGAGCGCACTCGGGTGCTGTCCCACTGGCGGCCCGAGCTCACCGGATTCGAGATGGTGGTCGCGTCGGCGAACAACGGAGCGGTGCAGAACGTCACCGACGAGATTCCCGCCGCGGACGCCATCGACGAAATCTGGGCGGACCGGGCCGCCGCCGTCGACTACTTCCCCGCGATCGCCTCCGCGTTGCTCGCGCCGGAACCGGACGCCGAACAGCCGAAAGACGAACCGGACGGCCTGCGGGCCTGGGCGCTGGTGGCGGCCCGGCTGGGCAACAAGACCAACCGCAGCCGCTTCGTCAACACCTTCTGGTACCACACACCGGAAAAGCCCGGACAGGACGGCGAGTGGCAGGGCCTGCTCGCCGTGCTCAAAGGCTACGAGCAGGAAGTGCCCGAACAGTCGTGGAGCGAGGCCGTCGACGCATTCCGCAGCGCCGAAGCACGCGTCGACGCCGTTCGCGGTGAACGAACGGCAGTCTGCCAAGCGGTCATCCGCCGGGTGAAGGCGCTGGACGAGGTGAACCAGCGCCGCAACGAAGTGTCGGTGGCCGCCGCGCGCGTCTCGACCGCACGAGCGGAACGCACGGCCGCCGTCGCCGAGGAAGAGAAACGCGTCCGCGAAGCGCTCGAAATCGCCCATGCCCTTCGGGCCGAGCAAGAACGAGCGGCCCACGAGCGCCTCGAGCTCGCCGAGCGGGTGGTCCAGGCACGGCACACGGATCTCGCGCGGGTCGGCACGGCACGGCGAACCGAGGCCGAAACCGCCGTGCGAACGTGGCACGCCGAGGTGGACGCGCGCGAGCGGGCCCGCTTCGCGCACCAATCGGCCCGGCCGGGAACCTGGGACCACCTGTGCAGCCTCGGTCGTGCCCGGAAACACTGGGCGTGGCAGGACGACTGGCTGGCGAACCAGGTGGCGGCGGCCCGGCAGGAACTGGCCTCGGCCCGGCGAAATCGGGAAATCGCCCAGTGGGAAATCGAAACCGCTCAGCGAGCGTTCGACGCCGCGGTCCAAGAACTGAACGGCGCGCGCGTCGCTCTGGCCGGCGGAATTCCGCTGCCCGAAGTCGACCACGCACCACTCGTCGCGGTGCGCCGCGACCTCGCCCTCATCGACCAGGCGATTTCCGCGGCCCTCCACGCTCAAGCCGAGGCCGAACAGCTCGTGCGGGCGGGCGAGGAAGAACTCACCGCGCTCGACGAACAGCTCGAGAAAGCGGCGAAAACCCTTGGCCCGCACTTCCCCGACGACAGCTGGTGGGTGGACCGCGACCGCCGGGAACCGAGCGCGCTGTGGACCGACGCGGAATGGAACACCGCGCGAACCGAGCTGCTGTTCGCGGCCATGGCGCTGCACAAGGCTTTCCTGCGGCACGCGGCCACCGAGCTGCGGTGCAACCTGCAGGCCGCCATGGACGTCCTCAACGGCGACGCGCCTCGGGACGCTCCCGCCGAAGCGGTGCTCGCCGCGTGGCAGAGCCTGTTCTTCGTGGTACCGGTGGTGTCCACGACGTTCGCCTCCTACGCCCGGCTGTTCGGCTCACTCGGCAAGGAAGCCCTGGGATGGCTGCTCATCGACGAAGCCGGGCAGGCGACTCCGCAGAACGCGGTCGGCGCCTTGTGGCGGACGCGGCGTGCGCTCGTCGTGGGCGACCCTCTCCAGCTGGAACCGATCACCACCTTGCCGTTCCGCGCCGAACAGGCCATCCGCACCGAGCTCGGCGTCGACGAACAGTGGCTGACCAGCCGGACGTCGGTCCAGCGGCTGGCCGACCGGCTCACGCCGCTGGGTACCTGGCTGCGCGACGACGACGGACAGACGTGGGTGGGTGTGCCGCTGACCGTGCACCGGCGGTGTGACCAGCCGATGTTCGACATCGTCAACACGGTCGCCTACGACGGTCTCATGATCGACGGCACCGCCCCGGCTCTCGGCGAAAAGTTCAAGGACGCCTATCCGTCACTGCCGGAGTCGAAGTGGATCGACGTCGTCGGCAGCGACGCCCAGGGGCACTGGATTCCCGACGAGGGCCGTCAGCTCGACCGCATCCTCGCCACGCTGTCGAGCCTGGATTTCGCCATGTCGGAAGTGATGGTCATCGGCCCGTTCCGGGACATCGCCCGCCAGGTCGCCATCCGGTCCGCCCGCCACCGGGGGCTGGTGGCCGGAACCGTGCACACCGCGCAGGGCAAGCAGGCCGACATCGTGATCCTGGTCCTCGGCAGCGCGCCCGGCCGGCCGGGCGCGCGGAACTGGGCTTCGAGCAAACCCAACTTGCTCAACGTCGCGGTCAGCAGGGCCAAGCGGCGGCTCTACGTCATCGGCAACCGGCAGGAATGGGCGAAGTGGCGTTACTTCGAGACCCTGGCAGCCAAGCTGCCCCGCTCCGCGCCGGTCGGCGAGGAGACCCGGTCCGCGGAAACCAGGGGTGCTCGCCCGATACCGGATGAGCACCCCTGA
- a CDS encoding DUF4139 domain-containing protein produces the protein MPTVEAPITAVTVYPQRARITRRGKAPLDGGPRLEFAGLPVALDPGSVRVTGTGPALITGVDVRTEWHADPADPALQALVEQRRADQATLDGVVDDEAAETMKVDLLTSLAKRSGGSFAKALANGTAEPARVAEVTDALSSRLASALKARRVLSERIARLREDLAALDRRIEAHDNRPGRDSTSVVVELEISDPGAEAELELSYVVANATWEPGYDIRVRGADVTVVSYGLVSQQTGEDWPECELALSTARPAVSVVVPELSPWYLDRVLPAQDTYTASAAYGGSGGGIAENAVRRQFAPAAPAMAPKVASVEQGTTAVTYRPSRPVAVPSGAQGHRTTLAQLSLTADLGYVTAPVLAEEAYLRATVENTSEHALLPGRASVFHDAEFVGTTVLEPWAPGEELELALGVDDRIRIERELVRRTASKATLSGQKRREAEYRISVVNHGPRSAVVTVLDQAPVSRDDTITVKEVKTSPDPVETSALGEFTWKLTLAPGATGEVKLSYRVDVAKGVELAGWRE, from the coding sequence ATGCCGACCGTGGAAGCGCCGATCACCGCCGTGACCGTCTACCCGCAGCGTGCGCGGATCACCCGCCGGGGCAAGGCTCCGCTCGACGGCGGGCCGCGCCTGGAGTTCGCCGGGCTGCCCGTGGCCCTCGACCCGGGCTCGGTCCGCGTCACCGGCACCGGGCCCGCGCTGATCACCGGCGTCGACGTCCGCACCGAGTGGCACGCCGATCCGGCCGACCCGGCGTTGCAGGCGCTCGTCGAACAGCGGCGTGCCGATCAGGCCACGCTCGACGGCGTCGTGGACGACGAAGCGGCTGAGACGATGAAGGTGGATCTGCTGACTTCGCTCGCGAAGCGCAGCGGCGGCAGCTTCGCGAAGGCACTGGCCAACGGCACCGCCGAACCCGCGCGCGTCGCGGAGGTGACGGACGCGCTGAGTTCGCGGCTGGCGTCGGCGTTGAAGGCGCGCCGGGTGCTGAGCGAGCGGATCGCGCGGCTGCGCGAGGACCTCGCCGCGCTCGACCGGCGGATCGAAGCGCACGACAACCGGCCCGGCCGGGACAGCACCTCGGTGGTCGTCGAGCTCGAGATCTCGGACCCGGGCGCGGAAGCCGAGCTGGAACTGTCCTATGTGGTCGCCAACGCGACCTGGGAGCCGGGCTACGACATCCGGGTGCGCGGCGCCGACGTCACCGTGGTGTCGTACGGGCTGGTCAGCCAGCAGACGGGCGAGGACTGGCCGGAGTGCGAGCTGGCGCTGTCGACGGCCCGGCCCGCGGTGTCGGTGGTGGTGCCGGAACTTTCGCCGTGGTACCTGGACCGCGTCCTCCCGGCGCAGGACACGTACACGGCGTCGGCCGCGTACGGGGGCTCGGGCGGCGGGATCGCGGAGAACGCCGTCCGACGGCAGTTCGCACCGGCGGCTCCGGCGATGGCGCCCAAGGTGGCCTCGGTCGAGCAGGGCACGACGGCGGTCACCTACCGCCCTTCGCGGCCGGTGGCGGTGCCTTCCGGCGCACAGGGACACCGGACGACGTTGGCACAGCTTTCGCTTACGGCCGACCTGGGCTACGTGACGGCGCCAGTGCTGGCGGAGGAGGCGTACTTGCGCGCCACGGTGGAGAACACGTCGGAGCACGCCCTGCTGCCGGGACGGGCTTCGGTGTTCCACGACGCGGAGTTCGTCGGTACGACCGTGCTGGAGCCTTGGGCGCCCGGGGAGGAACTGGAGCTGGCATTGGGCGTCGACGACCGGATCCGGATCGAACGGGAGCTGGTGCGGCGGACGGCATCCAAGGCGACTTTGTCGGGACAGAAACGGCGAGAGGCGGAGTACCGCATTTCGGTCGTGAACCACGGGCCGCGTTCCGCTGTCGTGACAGTGCTGGATCAGGCGCCGGTTTCGCGGGACGACACGATCACGGTGAAGGAGGTGAAGACGTCGCCGGACCCGGTCGAGACGTCGGCGCTGGGTGAGTTCACGTGGAAGCTGACGCTGGCGCCGGGGGCCACGGGCGAAGTGAAGCTCTCCTACCGCGTGGATGTCGCGAAGGGCGTGGAGCTGGCGGGCTGGCGGGAGTAG